A genome region from Natranaeroarchaeum sulfidigenes includes the following:
- a CDS encoding CARDB domain-containing protein codes for MRRTNLLLIAAVCLLALFAAPTVVAGEDSPSDTITIEATDDSVATIEDSEIRIDADTLPYATGSVDEAFQIRSTGDTEQRVWVTSDVEGVEFHRSDTGEPVEEVTLNPGESVGVGLEVDSSKDLDGDVFTIRVETEEEDSESSSISVTDVDVDPREVETGESSTVTATVENSGDGPGSTRVGLSVDGTIVSQQLVSLRAGETTAVTFDRTFQQSGEYEIAVTNRPGVTVYTTDAGTVTVTDPPSGPSFEVTDAAVSATEIDPGENVDVTATVANVGDEDGTFTAELAIAGIVFQSQQVDVAAGEEETVTFTRGFADEGTFAVSVSGSDASEVTVGSPGETVVETTQRYLSNPATASVGLAALVGLLAIGRSSIWELARRYV; via the coding sequence GATCACTATCGAGGCGACCGACGACAGCGTGGCGACGATCGAGGACAGCGAGATCAGGATCGACGCCGACACGCTGCCATACGCAACGGGGAGCGTCGACGAGGCGTTCCAGATCCGCTCGACCGGAGACACCGAGCAGCGCGTCTGGGTGACAAGCGACGTCGAGGGCGTCGAATTCCACCGGAGCGACACCGGCGAGCCGGTCGAAGAAGTGACCCTGAACCCCGGCGAGTCGGTGGGCGTGGGCCTCGAAGTCGATAGCTCGAAGGATCTGGATGGCGACGTGTTCACGATTCGCGTCGAGACCGAAGAGGAGGATAGTGAGTCATCCTCGATTTCGGTGACCGATGTCGACGTCGACCCGCGGGAGGTAGAGACCGGAGAGTCCTCGACGGTGACCGCGACGGTCGAGAACAGCGGTGACGGGCCGGGCTCGACGCGGGTTGGGCTGTCCGTCGACGGGACGATCGTCTCCCAGCAACTCGTCAGTCTTCGCGCGGGCGAGACCACAGCGGTGACGTTCGATCGCACGTTCCAGCAGTCCGGCGAGTACGAGATCGCGGTGACGAACCGCCCCGGCGTGACGGTCTACACGACCGATGCAGGGACGGTAACTGTCACGGACCCACCCAGTGGTCCCTCCTTCGAGGTGACTGACGCGGCTGTGTCGGCGACCGAAATCGACCCCGGCGAGAACGTCGACGTCACGGCCACCGTCGCGAACGTCGGCGACGAGGACGGGACTTTCACAGCGGAACTCGCGATTGCTGGTATCGTCTTCCAGAGCCAGCAGGTCGACGTGGCGGCTGGCGAGGAGGAGACGGTCACCTTCACCCGCGGGTTTGCCGACGAAGGCACCTTCGCAGTGAGCGTCAGCGGCAGCGACGCCAGCGAGGTAACCGTCGGGTCGCCGGGCGAGACCGTTGTCGAGACCACACAACGATATCTGAGTAATCCGGCGACGGCAAGCGTCGGGCTGGCCGCGCTGGTCGGACTGCTTGCGATCGGTCGCAGCAGCATCTGGGAGCTGGCCCGCCGGTACGTCTGA